A single genomic interval of Streptomyces sp. NBC_00663 harbors:
- a CDS encoding LysR family transcriptional regulator has product MRPGRGVGATREPSLHQLRLLLVLAEELHFGRAAARVYVTQPAFSQQIRSLERRLDVELVERGGRAVRLTAAGQALAQEARAVVDAMARLLQAADIHAGTTRGRLRIGSLGAEAAMPYAQAILARLRGAHADLETEVRNLSFVDMFSKLSTGEVDAAFLRGPLPPGIQSLHLATETRVVCLPADDPLADRDVLTLAQLADRVVVDMPPEVPRSWWDHLTVNPRPDGTRVRFGPVVRDTESMVLAVTQQQAITFLPAAARRLYPRAGLTYVDVPELGVSTAELAWLPENRDKPAVSALREVARQVLHEARNAEPDTAAPDVNAPPAHRDPT; this is encoded by the coding sequence ATGAGACCTGGTCGTGGGGTTGGTGCCACGCGCGAACCGAGCCTTCACCAACTCCGGCTGCTGCTCGTCCTCGCGGAGGAACTCCACTTCGGGAGAGCCGCCGCGCGGGTCTATGTCACCCAGCCCGCGTTCAGTCAGCAGATCAGGTCGCTGGAACGGCGGTTGGATGTCGAACTCGTCGAACGCGGCGGCCGGGCGGTACGGCTCACCGCCGCCGGCCAGGCCCTCGCCCAGGAGGCGAGGGCGGTGGTCGACGCCATGGCCCGGCTGCTCCAGGCCGCCGACATCCACGCCGGTACGACCCGCGGCCGGCTGCGGATCGGCAGCCTCGGCGCCGAGGCCGCCATGCCCTACGCCCAGGCCATCCTCGCCCGACTCCGTGGCGCGCACGCCGACTTGGAGACAGAGGTCCGCAATCTGTCCTTCGTCGACATGTTCAGCAAGCTGAGCACCGGCGAGGTCGACGCGGCCTTCCTCCGCGGCCCGCTGCCCCCGGGCATCCAGTCCCTGCACCTGGCCACGGAGACACGCGTGGTCTGTCTGCCCGCCGACGACCCGCTCGCCGACCGGGACGTGCTCACCCTCGCCCAGCTCGCGGACCGTGTCGTCGTCGACATGCCCCCGGAGGTGCCGCGCTCGTGGTGGGACCACCTCACGGTCAATCCGCGCCCGGACGGTACGCGGGTCCGCTTCGGCCCGGTCGTCAGGGACACCGAGAGCATGGTCCTCGCCGTCACCCAGCAGCAGGCGATCACCTTCCTGCCCGCAGCGGCCCGCCGCCTGTACCCACGGGCCGGCCTCACCTACGTCGACGTCCCGGAGCTGGGCGTCTCGACAGCCGAACTCGCCTGGCTCCCTGAGAACCGGGACAAGCCCGCCGTGTCCGCGCTGCGCGAAGTGGCCCGCCAGGTCCTGCACGAGGCGCGGAACGCCGAACCGGACACAGCGGCCCCGGACGTCAACGCTCCGCCCGCCCACCGCGATCCGACCTGA
- a CDS encoding FG-GAP repeat protein, giving the protein MSFTMRTGRRTAGSAAVAAASFLLLAGAGIMAAPSAFAGVPGGTAAADRNSDFDGDGYNDVVIGAPDGTVDGKEGAGYVTVQYGAPNGIGTNNTVPRGGVQLVSQSSKGVPGTSEFGDRFGQAVATGDLDGDGYDDLVVGAPGEDEGTVEDAGRVTVLYGSAKGLDAERTSSITAARPTADARFGLALAAARFTGDIDGDQLTVLDQAGLNVFTYHAGVLRQVGTPHSTGHALNGAYLTTGDYDHNGFADLVVSGYSADDDYTKGWSALYAGGTEGLAYQRDLHGGLGSASGDINGDGYDDLVVGQLSAVDESTGDANALGGLVGVYYGGEDGPSGTQGPDSGAQWWSQNSPGVPGTGERGDAWGNDLSVADVDGDGRADVAVGAPGEDVGQVADAGAVWLLRGSKAGLTGTGAQSFDQNTAGIPGTAEASDAWGAQVRLVDTDGDGRNELVAAAPDENAGDGAVWLLPASGSGLRADGSSSYGAAALGGNAHGAHFGSVIDE; this is encoded by the coding sequence ATGAGCTTCACCATGCGCACCGGCCGCCGTACCGCGGGCTCGGCCGCTGTCGCCGCCGCCTCGTTCCTGCTGCTGGCGGGCGCGGGCATCATGGCCGCGCCCAGCGCCTTCGCGGGTGTTCCCGGCGGCACCGCCGCGGCCGACCGCAACAGCGACTTCGACGGCGACGGCTACAACGACGTCGTCATCGGCGCTCCGGACGGCACCGTCGACGGCAAGGAAGGCGCCGGGTACGTCACCGTGCAGTACGGCGCGCCCAACGGCATCGGCACCAACAACACCGTGCCCAGGGGCGGCGTCCAGCTCGTGAGCCAGTCGTCCAAGGGTGTCCCGGGGACGTCCGAGTTCGGCGACCGCTTCGGGCAGGCCGTGGCCACCGGGGACCTCGACGGCGACGGCTACGACGACCTGGTCGTCGGCGCGCCCGGCGAGGACGAGGGCACGGTCGAGGACGCGGGCCGGGTGACGGTCCTGTACGGCTCCGCGAAGGGCCTCGACGCCGAGCGCACGTCGAGCATCACCGCCGCCCGGCCGACCGCCGACGCCCGCTTCGGCCTGGCCCTGGCCGCCGCACGGTTCACCGGGGACATCGACGGCGACCAGCTCACCGTCCTCGACCAGGCAGGCCTGAACGTCTTCACCTACCACGCGGGTGTCCTGCGCCAGGTCGGCACCCCGCACTCCACCGGTCACGCCCTCAACGGGGCCTACCTGACCACCGGCGACTACGACCACAACGGCTTCGCCGACCTCGTCGTCTCCGGCTACAGCGCCGACGACGACTACACCAAGGGCTGGTCCGCGCTGTACGCCGGCGGGACCGAGGGTCTCGCCTACCAGCGCGACCTGCACGGCGGTCTCGGCTCGGCCTCCGGCGACATCAACGGCGACGGGTACGACGACCTCGTCGTCGGCCAGCTCAGCGCCGTGGACGAGTCCACGGGCGACGCGAACGCGCTCGGCGGCCTGGTCGGCGTGTACTACGGCGGCGAGGACGGCCCGTCCGGCACCCAGGGCCCCGACAGCGGCGCGCAGTGGTGGTCGCAGAACTCCCCGGGTGTGCCCGGCACGGGCGAGCGCGGCGACGCCTGGGGCAACGACTTGTCCGTGGCGGACGTCGACGGTGACGGCCGCGCCGACGTGGCGGTCGGCGCGCCCGGCGAGGACGTGGGCCAGGTGGCCGACGCGGGCGCGGTGTGGCTGCTGCGCGGCTCGAAGGCCGGGCTCACCGGCACCGGTGCCCAGTCCTTCGACCAGAACACCGCCGGCATCCCCGGTACGGCCGAGGCGAGCGACGCGTGGGGCGCCCAGGTGCGGCTGGTGGACACCGACGGCGACGGCCGCAACGAGCTCGTGGCCGCCGCGCCGGACGAGAACGCCGGCGACGGCGCGGTGTGGCTGCTGCCCGCGAGCGGGAGCGGGCTGCGCGCCGACGGCTCCTCGTCCTACGGGGCCGCCGCTCTCGGCGGCAACGCTCACGGCGCCCACTTCGGTTCGGTGATCGACGAGTAG
- a CDS encoding nuclear transport factor 2 family protein — MAAESPTQTVQRLFPLLAEGKSAEAAALFADSVSFSVPHPPGIPWVPKVDSADGMRTFFELLKAHVRAKEFELRQVIAEGDDVVLTGRMVSEIRKTGRDIDTAFALHTTVRDGRITRYHLYEDTYAVAQAWFGT, encoded by the coding sequence ATGGCAGCAGAGTCACCGACACAGACCGTGCAACGCCTGTTCCCGCTGCTCGCCGAAGGCAAGAGCGCGGAGGCCGCGGCGCTGTTCGCCGACTCGGTGTCGTTCTCCGTCCCGCACCCGCCGGGCATTCCCTGGGTGCCGAAGGTCGACTCGGCGGACGGCATGCGGACGTTCTTCGAGTTGCTCAAGGCCCATGTGCGGGCCAAGGAGTTCGAGCTGCGTCAGGTCATCGCCGAGGGCGACGACGTGGTGTTGACCGGGCGCATGGTCTCCGAGATCAGGAAGACGGGCCGGGACATCGACACCGCGTTCGCCCTGCACACCACGGTCCGGGACGGGCGGATCACCCGCTACCACCTCTACGAGGACACCTACGCCGTCGCCCAGGCCTGGTTCGGCACCTGA
- a CDS encoding alpha/beta hydrolase — protein MIWTALIALVMAILPGTATAAAGGEEGGGPGGARVVAEEKAGARLVDLTVSSPALGRTAKVRLLTPDGWDERRKNQRWPVLLLLHGCCDTYDSWTRETDVATTPQLRDTLVVMPEGGEYGWYSDWWNHGKGGSPAWETFHLRELLPLLEHGYGAGHRRVIAGLSMGGLGSLLYAAHHPGMFRAAASYSGVVHPLYGDFPYGLMDLLKGYGEDPLAMWGDPVAQRPIWEAHDPYYLAKRLRPTPVFLSSGDGTAGPFDPPGAHDDLEAVLNEMNHAVADRLKAAGVRLTTDFYGPGTHDWPYWERELHRSLPLLLDALRPGH, from the coding sequence ATGATCTGGACAGCCCTGATCGCCCTGGTCATGGCGATTCTGCCAGGCACCGCGACCGCGGCGGCAGGCGGTGAGGAGGGCGGCGGACCCGGCGGCGCCCGCGTCGTGGCGGAGGAGAAGGCCGGGGCCCGGCTGGTCGACCTGACCGTCTCCTCACCCGCTCTGGGCCGCACCGCCAAGGTCCGGCTGCTGACCCCGGACGGCTGGGACGAACGCCGGAAGAACCAGCGCTGGCCGGTGCTGCTCCTGCTCCACGGCTGCTGCGACACGTACGACAGCTGGACCCGCGAGACCGACGTCGCGACCACGCCACAGCTGCGGGACACCCTGGTCGTCATGCCCGAGGGCGGAGAGTACGGCTGGTACAGCGACTGGTGGAACCACGGCAAGGGCGGCTCCCCGGCCTGGGAGACCTTCCATCTGCGGGAGCTGCTGCCCTTGCTGGAACACGGCTACGGTGCGGGCCACCGCAGGGTGATCGCCGGGCTCTCCATGGGCGGCCTCGGCAGCCTGCTCTACGCCGCACACCACCCCGGCATGTTCCGGGCGGCGGCGAGCTACAGCGGCGTGGTGCATCCGCTGTACGGCGACTTCCCGTACGGCCTGATGGACCTGTTGAAGGGGTACGGCGAGGACCCGCTCGCGATGTGGGGCGACCCGGTGGCCCAGCGTCCCATCTGGGAGGCGCACGACCCCTACTACCTCGCGAAGCGGCTGCGCCCGACGCCGGTCTTCCTGTCGAGCGGCGACGGCACCGCCGGCCCCTTCGACCCGCCCGGGGCCCACGACGACCTGGAGGCAGTTCTCAACGAGATGAACCACGCCGTCGCCGACCGGCTGAAGGCGGCCGGAGTACGGCTCACCACCGACTTCTACGGTCCCGGCACCCATGACTGGCCCTACTGGGAGCGCGAACTCCACCGCTCCCTGCCCCTGCTGCTGGACGCCCTGCGGCCGGGCCACTGA
- a CDS encoding serine hydrolase domain-containing protein has protein sequence MRRRIPARRVLAAALLVASLLTPLAAVPATAAQPPGTSVGDDCPPHELDPKLVTRLDRAIEKVRREAGIPGVVAGLWMPGKGSYVRATGVADKATGRPMTSDVFVRIGSETKTFTVTALLELVDDGLIKLDDPISRYIHGVPNGHRITLRHLAEMRSGLYPYTADADFQHDLLSDPARHFTPREVLAYGFKHKNTFAPGTKFEYSNTNLVLLGLVVEKVSGRSLTHVLDERVLRPARLSHTLLPRDFEFPRPHPRGYTNQTLTGEVADSTDWNPSWAWAAGAMISDLHDLRRWAKVVATGTLLRPKTQAERLKMLPTGFPGTKYGLGIFESGGWIGHNGSIPGYETVTVYLPSKKATLVLMINTDIFSQGQEPSTLLARAITEVVTPDHVYARPIPPK, from the coding sequence GTGAGACGACGTATCCCCGCCCGCCGTGTCCTCGCCGCAGCGCTGCTCGTGGCGTCCCTGCTGACCCCGCTGGCGGCGGTCCCCGCCACCGCCGCCCAGCCGCCCGGCACGAGCGTGGGTGACGACTGTCCCCCGCACGAACTCGATCCGAAGCTGGTCACGCGGCTGGACCGGGCCATCGAGAAGGTCCGCCGGGAGGCCGGCATCCCCGGCGTCGTCGCCGGGCTGTGGATGCCGGGCAAGGGCAGCTACGTCCGCGCCACCGGTGTCGCCGACAAGGCCACCGGCCGGCCGATGACCTCGGACGTGTTCGTCCGGATCGGCAGCGAGACCAAGACGTTCACCGTCACCGCGCTGCTCGAACTCGTCGACGACGGCCTCATCAAGCTCGACGACCCGATCTCCCGGTACATCCACGGCGTGCCCAACGGGCATCGGATCACGCTGCGCCATCTCGCCGAGATGCGCAGCGGCCTCTACCCCTACACGGCCGACGCGGACTTCCAGCACGACCTGCTCAGCGACCCGGCACGGCACTTCACCCCACGGGAGGTCCTGGCGTACGGCTTCAAGCACAAGAACACCTTCGCGCCGGGCACGAAGTTCGAGTACTCCAACACCAACCTCGTACTCCTCGGTCTCGTGGTCGAGAAGGTCAGCGGGCGCTCCCTCACCCACGTCCTCGACGAGCGGGTGCTGCGGCCCGCCCGGCTGTCCCACACACTGCTCCCTCGGGACTTCGAGTTCCCCCGGCCGCACCCGCGCGGGTACACCAACCAGACGCTGACCGGTGAGGTCGCCGACAGCACGGACTGGAACCCCAGCTGGGCGTGGGCGGCCGGGGCCATGATCTCCGATCTGCACGACCTGCGCCGCTGGGCGAAGGTCGTCGCCACCGGCACGCTGCTGCGGCCCAAGACGCAGGCGGAGCGGCTCAAGATGCTCCCCACCGGCTTCCCCGGCACCAAGTACGGCCTGGGCATCTTCGAGAGCGGCGGCTGGATCGGGCACAACGGGTCCATCCCCGGATACGAGACGGTCACCGTCTATCTGCCCTCGAAGAAGGCCACCCTGGTGCTGATGATCAACACCGACATCTTCTCCCAGGGCCAGGAGCCGTCCACGCTGCTCGCCCGGGCGATCACCGAGGTCGTGACCCCGGACCACGTGTACGCCCGGCCGATCCCCCCGAAGTAG
- a CDS encoding serine hydrolase domain-containing protein has protein sequence MRIAERAKAEMDLKSVIVRVTVDGHEVVTTALGKSMTGVPADPAMHFRNGNIAISYLGTALLRLVDQGRVGLDDRVARWLPDLPHGEKITLRMLAASTTGLVDYVRLPAFQKAVAADPFRQWTAKELVALSTSKPRWYKSGTNWSYSHANFVLLGAALEKITGTRLDVLLQREVMGPLRLRETRNSFTPDIPTPVLHAFTDDRGTYEESTFWNPSWTTAPGAVQTTDICDLARSAAAIGSGELLSPASYKEFLNPGTVGLGHATRTCPATVCLANTAATHYGMGVLVLGDWISQHPLFFGYSASMDYLPAERLAIAVSTTQGREAPDGHSAHTIAQRLAAALAPDHPIPDFG, from the coding sequence GTGCGGATCGCCGAGCGGGCCAAGGCCGAGATGGATCTGAAGTCCGTGATCGTCCGGGTCACCGTCGACGGCCACGAGGTCGTCACCACCGCGCTCGGCAAGTCGATGACGGGGGTCCCGGCCGATCCCGCCATGCACTTCCGCAACGGCAACATCGCCATCAGCTATCTGGGCACGGCCCTGCTGCGGCTGGTGGACCAGGGCCGGGTCGGTCTCGACGACCGCGTCGCGCGCTGGCTCCCCGATCTCCCGCACGGCGAGAAGATCACGCTGCGCATGCTGGCCGCGTCCACCACCGGACTGGTCGACTACGTCCGCCTCCCCGCCTTCCAGAAGGCCGTCGCCGCCGACCCGTTCCGGCAGTGGACGGCCAAGGAGCTGGTGGCGCTGTCCACCAGCAAGCCCCGCTGGTACAAGTCGGGCACCAACTGGAGCTACTCGCACGCCAACTTCGTCCTCCTCGGTGCCGCCCTGGAGAAGATCACCGGGACACGGTTGGACGTCCTGCTCCAGCGGGAGGTCATGGGCCCGCTGAGGCTGCGCGAGACCCGCAACAGCTTCACGCCCGACATCCCGACGCCGGTCCTGCACGCGTTCACCGACGACCGGGGGACGTACGAGGAATCCACGTTCTGGAACCCTTCCTGGACCACCGCACCCGGCGCGGTCCAGACCACCGACATCTGTGACCTGGCCCGCTCGGCCGCCGCCATCGGCTCGGGCGAGCTGCTCTCCCCCGCCTCGTACAAGGAGTTCCTGAACCCGGGGACGGTCGGTCTGGGCCACGCCACCCGCACCTGCCCGGCCACGGTCTGTCTCGCGAACACCGCGGCCACCCACTACGGCATGGGCGTGCTGGTCCTGGGCGACTGGATCTCCCAACACCCGCTGTTCTTCGGCTACTCCGCCTCCATGGACTACCTCCCCGCCGAGCGACTGGCGATCGCCGTCTCCACCACCCAGGGCCGCGAGGCACCGGACGGCCACAGCGCCCACACCATCGCCCAGCGGCTCGCCGCCGCCCTGGCCCCGGACCACCCGATCCCCGACTTCGGCTGA
- the denD gene encoding D-erythronate dehydrogenase, with the protein MRIVVTGASGFVGGLLVRELLRARTFAGAPITRLVLVDREAPPDDGPAVDPLARVVTGDLVGCLAEVFAEPVDVVFHLAAAVSAECEADFDLGMRVNVDATRALLEAARAQSATGGPTVRVVFTSSIAVYGRPVAGDLSTTVSETTLPTPRSSYGTQKLMCEHLIADMTRRGYVDGRVARLMTVAVRPGRPNAAASGFVSAIVREPLAGRPTVCPVAPDMRLALASPRTTVQALLRIAETGHGSGPGQIQGPTPVNVPALTVSVADMLDTLRRLAGARTADLVSLTPDPAVEAVVGSWPADFDNSRATHLRLLPDASFEAVVRHYAADHPEALADHLRLGQLG; encoded by the coding sequence ATGAGGATCGTCGTGACGGGCGCGTCCGGGTTCGTGGGAGGCCTGCTGGTGAGGGAACTCCTGCGCGCACGGACGTTCGCCGGCGCACCGATCACCCGGCTGGTGCTGGTCGATCGCGAGGCTCCGCCCGATGACGGGCCAGCCGTGGACCCGCTCGCGCGGGTGGTGACCGGTGACCTGGTCGGGTGCCTGGCCGAGGTGTTCGCCGAGCCGGTGGACGTGGTGTTCCATCTCGCCGCGGCGGTGTCCGCCGAGTGCGAGGCCGACTTCGACCTCGGGATGCGCGTGAACGTGGACGCCACGCGCGCGCTCCTCGAAGCGGCGCGGGCACAGTCGGCGACCGGCGGGCCGACGGTACGGGTGGTCTTCACGAGCAGCATCGCCGTCTACGGCCGCCCGGTGGCGGGGGACCTCTCGACGACGGTCAGCGAGACGACCTTGCCGACACCGCGATCGAGCTACGGCACGCAGAAGTTGATGTGCGAGCACCTAATCGCCGACATGACCCGCCGCGGCTACGTCGACGGACGCGTGGCCCGGCTGATGACGGTGGCGGTACGACCGGGAAGGCCCAACGCGGCCGCGTCCGGTTTCGTCTCCGCGATCGTCCGCGAGCCCCTCGCCGGACGGCCGACCGTCTGCCCCGTCGCCCCGGACATGCGGCTCGCCCTGGCCTCCCCGCGGACCACGGTCCAGGCCCTGCTGCGCATCGCCGAAACAGGGCACGGCAGCGGGCCGGGACAGATCCAGGGACCGACGCCGGTCAACGTGCCCGCGCTCACCGTCTCGGTCGCCGACATGCTCGACACACTGCGACGGCTGGCCGGCGCCAGGACCGCGGATCTCGTGTCCCTCACCCCCGATCCGGCGGTGGAGGCCGTCGTGGGCTCCTGGCCCGCGGACTTCGACAACAGCCGCGCCACGCACCTGCGCCTGCTGCCCGACGCGAGCTTCGAAGCGGTCGTACGGCACTATGCCGCCGACCATCCCGAGGCCCTCGCCGACCACCTGCGCCTTGGACAACTCGGGTGA
- a CDS encoding threonine ammonia-lyase, which produces MRQTRLDTDRIRAARQVIDPAFLDTPLYRCEALEPGLGCAVSIKLETANPVRSFKGRGTELVASRLAEDGPRAVVCASAGNLGQALAWSARGRGLDVTVVASRFATEAKLDRVRALGARLELVDGDHETARERAAALARHDGIRLLEDSLDLETCEGAATIGLELVDRPAAVPPYDAVLVALGGGAMATGVGHVLKALAPGVEVICVQPQGAPALTLSWRARQVVTTDATETIADGVAGRFPIPSVLDDLLLVADDAVLVREPSIIAGMRLLLHHAGLVVEPSAALGIAAILEDRARFAGRHVVTIVCGSNVDMGSYHRWIGAPPQRGAATLLRSDRGGRAER; this is translated from the coding sequence ATGCGGCAGACACGGCTCGACACCGACCGGATCCGCGCGGCTCGCCAGGTGATCGACCCGGCGTTCCTCGACACCCCGCTGTACCGCTGCGAGGCGCTGGAGCCCGGGCTCGGCTGCGCGGTGAGCATCAAACTGGAGACGGCGAACCCGGTCCGCAGCTTCAAGGGCCGCGGCACCGAGCTGGTCGCGAGCCGGCTCGCCGAGGACGGGCCACGGGCCGTGGTGTGCGCCAGCGCGGGCAACCTCGGCCAGGCCCTCGCCTGGTCCGCTCGCGGCCGTGGCCTCGACGTCACCGTCGTGGCGTCGCGCTTTGCGACCGAGGCCAAGCTCGACCGTGTCCGCGCGCTGGGCGCCCGGCTGGAGTTGGTCGACGGTGACCACGAAACGGCGCGTGAGCGGGCGGCGGCCCTCGCACGGCACGACGGCATCCGGCTGCTCGAGGACAGTCTCGACCTGGAGACCTGCGAGGGCGCGGCGACCATCGGCCTGGAACTCGTGGACCGCCCCGCCGCGGTCCCGCCGTACGACGCCGTCCTGGTCGCGCTCGGCGGCGGGGCCATGGCCACCGGCGTCGGTCATGTGCTCAAGGCCCTCGCCCCCGGGGTCGAGGTGATCTGCGTGCAGCCGCAGGGGGCGCCCGCACTGACCTTGTCGTGGCGGGCCCGGCAGGTCGTCACCACCGACGCGACCGAGACCATCGCCGACGGTGTCGCCGGCCGGTTCCCCATCCCCTCCGTCCTGGACGACCTCCTCCTGGTCGCCGACGACGCCGTCCTGGTCCGGGAGCCGTCGATCATCGCCGGGATGCGGCTGCTCCTCCACCACGCCGGTCTCGTCGTCGAACCGTCGGCCGCGCTCGGCATCGCGGCCATCCTGGAGGACCGCGCACGCTTCGCCGGCCGGCATGTGGTGACGATCGTGTGCGGCAGCAACGTCGACATGGGCTCCTACCACCGCTGGATCGGCGCGCCCCCGCAGCGGGGTGCCGCCACCTTGCTCAGGTCGGATCGCGGTGGGCGGGCGGAGCGTTGA
- a CDS encoding ArsR/SmtB family transcription factor, whose product MLRIHFDWSDLQNVRIARQPDPLWELMCAICRWQTHQGPLTFGHWRRETTERLTHDVRAAHALRTLRTYVPTSGYIPDFLTPTVTGEGLDAGLEAVRATPRDRLTLELTRLAGSTRFPRRVRGLYEPTFGSLMLVADVMRHSFRTLLEPYWEQVRSAVSDDISLRTRTLLDGGTAALLGGLRPFARWNPPYLDVDYPVDRELRLEGRGLMLVPSFFCWRRPTALADPGLDPVLVYPVTKQPIEILRTGGERLDRLLGRTRTAVLVDVAGHHVRTTTEVAVSLGLAPASASYQIGVLRGAGLIVSRRDGKHVAHSATPLAHSLLAGTGATIR is encoded by the coding sequence TTGCTTCGCATCCACTTCGACTGGAGCGATCTACAGAACGTGCGGATCGCCCGGCAACCCGACCCACTGTGGGAGTTGATGTGCGCGATCTGCCGCTGGCAGACACACCAAGGACCACTGACATTCGGACACTGGCGCAGAGAGACCACCGAGCGGCTGACCCACGACGTCCGGGCCGCACACGCGTTGCGCACCCTGCGGACGTACGTCCCGACCTCCGGATACATTCCCGACTTCCTCACGCCCACGGTCACGGGTGAGGGGCTGGACGCCGGCCTGGAGGCCGTCCGGGCGACACCGCGTGACCGGCTGACGCTCGAACTGACCAGGCTCGCCGGTTCGACGCGCTTCCCACGACGGGTGAGAGGCCTGTACGAGCCGACCTTCGGTTCGCTCATGCTCGTGGCGGACGTCATGCGGCACTCGTTCCGCACGCTCCTGGAACCGTACTGGGAGCAGGTGCGGTCCGCGGTGAGCGACGACATCTCCCTGCGCACACGGACACTGCTGGACGGCGGGACCGCCGCCCTCCTCGGCGGTCTGCGTCCGTTCGCCCGCTGGAACCCGCCGTACCTCGACGTCGACTATCCCGTCGACCGGGAGTTACGTCTGGAGGGCCGCGGACTGATGCTCGTGCCCTCCTTCTTCTGCTGGCGCAGGCCCACGGCCCTCGCGGACCCCGGGCTCGATCCGGTGCTCGTCTACCCCGTCACCAAGCAGCCGATCGAGATCCTGCGCACCGGTGGGGAACGCCTGGACCGGCTGCTGGGCCGGACCCGCACCGCCGTCCTCGTCGACGTGGCGGGCCATCACGTCCGTACGACGACCGAGGTGGCGGTGTCCCTGGGACTGGCGCCCGCCAGCGCGAGCTATCAGATCGGTGTGCTGCGCGGGGCGGGCCTGATCGTGAGCCGCCGCGACGGAAAACACGTGGCGCACTCGGCCACGCCCCTGGCCCACAGTCTGCTGGCCGGCACCGGGGCGACGATTCGATGA
- a CDS encoding adenylate kinase, whose protein sequence is MERILVVGVTGAGKSTLARALGGRLGLPYHEMDALYFNGPDWAVNDSLTEDVSRLTAEPRWVIDSLGYPEVRDLLWERADSVIWLDYPKHVVMPRVLRRSLRRTVTREALFGGNRETWRGWLSREHPAWWAWSQHGPRRREIDRRVRDPRFAPLDTLRFDRPGAAETWLASV, encoded by the coding sequence TTGGAACGGATCTTGGTGGTGGGTGTCACCGGTGCGGGCAAGTCCACGCTGGCCCGCGCCCTGGGCGGTCGTCTGGGCCTGCCGTACCACGAGATGGACGCGCTGTACTTCAACGGCCCCGACTGGGCCGTCAACGACAGCCTCACCGAGGACGTGTCCCGGCTCACCGCCGAGCCCCGCTGGGTCATCGACTCCCTCGGCTACCCGGAGGTCCGCGACCTGCTGTGGGAGCGGGCCGACAGCGTGATCTGGCTGGACTACCCCAAGCACGTCGTCATGCCTCGCGTCCTGCGCCGATCCTTGCGGCGCACCGTCACCCGCGAGGCGCTCTTCGGCGGCAACCGGGAGACCTGGCGGGGCTGGCTGAGCCGGGAGCACCCGGCCTGGTGGGCGTGGTCCCAACACGGCCCCCGCCGCCGGGAGATCGACCGCCGCGTCCGCGATCCCCGCTTCGCCCCGCTGGACACCCTCCGCTTCGACCGTCCCGGCGCCGCCGAGACGTGGCTGGCGTCCGTCTGA